In Brassica rapa cultivar Chiifu-401-42 chromosome A06, CAAS_Brap_v3.01, whole genome shotgun sequence, a single window of DNA contains:
- the LOC103872109 gene encoding 2-oxoglutarate-dependent dioxygenase DAO produces MVVLKTKKTKPIIYLLRENIMADLNEVIPTIDLKGVPDEKLNQQIREASERWGCFKVINHGVSSSLLSEMKKTVTDLHERPHEVKIRNTDVILASGYKPRSELNPLYESFGLFDVASPQAINTFCDKLEASAEQREIMVKYGNAMDGLAKYLTRMLAKSYELADHDICKEWPSQFRISKYHFNPETVGKNGLITHTDPGFLTIVHGDDNVGGLEAMDHSSGTYFPINTSPNTLTVNLGDMAKIWSNGRLCNVKHRVQCKEAKMRITISTFLLIPMDEVVEPPSEFVDAEHPRLYKPISDGELRKIRLSNNMHDGESFQFITLK; encoded by the exons ATGGTTGTCCTGaagacaaagaaaacaaaacctaTCATATACTTACTGAGAGAAAACATAATGGCTGATCTCAACGAAGTCATTCCGACAATAGACTTGAAAGGGGTTCCGGATGAGAAGCTGAACCAGCAGATACGTGAGGCGAGTGAGAGATGGGGATGTTTCAAGGTGATCAACCATGGAGTTTCTTCGTCTTTGTTGTCTGAGATGAAGAAGACTGTCACAGATCTCCATGAACGTCCACACGAGGTGAAAATACGAAACACTGATGTGATACTAGCAAGTGGTTACAAGCCTAGAAGTGAGTTAAATCCTCTTTATGAATCATTTGGTCTTTTTGACGTCGCCTCTCCACAAGCGATTAACACTTTTTGTGACAAACTTGAGGCCTCTGCTGAACAAAG aGAGATCATGGTGAAGTATGGCAATGCTATGGATGGTCTTGCAAAATATTTAACAAGGATGTTAGCAAAGAGTTATGAATTAGCGGATCACGATATATGCAAAGAATGGCCGAGCCAGTTTCGGATTAGCAAATATCATTTCAATCCTGAAACAGTTGGTAAAAATGGTTTGATAACACACACGGATCCTGGATTTTTAACAATTGTTCACGGTGATGACAATGTTGGTGGACTTGAGGCCATGGACCATTCTTCAGGAACCTATTTTCCTATAAACACTTCGCCAAACACACTTACTGTCAACCTTGGTGACATGGCTAAG ATATGGAGCAATGGGAGGCTGTGCAATGTGAAGCATAGAGTGCAATGCAAAGAAGCAAAAATGAGGATTACCATCTCCACCTTCCTATTAATACCAATGGATGAAGTTGTTGAGCCTCCAAGTGAATTTGTGGATGCTGAACATCCACGTCTATACAAGCCTATCAGCGATGGAGAACTAAGGAAGATTAGGCTAAGCAACAACATGCATGACGGCGAATCTTTCCAGTTTATAACCCTCAAATAA